TGGCGTAATTTTGCTACCACCATATACCGCCATACCCGGAACAGGAAATGCAGTAGTACTGGAAGCAATGTAGATAATACGTCCTTTATCTTCCACATGCAGAGCGGCCTGTTGCATGGTAAAATAAGCACCTTTGGTATTGATGGAAAATAAGCGGTCGAATTGCTCTTCTGTAAAGCGGGTGACGGGCGTTTCTACCATTTCAATACCGGCATTGGCTACAACAATATCTATTTTACCAAAAGCATTTTTCGCTTCTCCAAAAAGACGTTTGATATCGGCTACTTTACTTACGTCGGCCTGCACGGAGATAACTTTTACGCCCATCGCTTTGATGGTACTTTCCACCTGGTCGGTAGCCGCTTTATCTTTGGAGTAATTCAGTACAATGTTAGCGCCCAATGCAGCGTAACGTTCCGCTATGGCTTTTCCCAAGCCCCTTCCTGAGCCTGTGATCAAGGCTACTTTGTTATTAAGCGTGTTCATTTTTATAGAAATTTAATTGTTGACATTATTTGTTTGTATTTCGCTAAGCCATTCCTCCGCTGGCACCGATGCTTTGTCCGGAAATCCATTTAGCTTCGTCCGTAGCCAGGAACGCAACTATTTTGGCGATATCTTCGGGGGTGCCCAGGCGTTTGAAAGCGTTGGTAGCAGCGAGCTGTGCGATCTGTTCTTCCGACTTGCCATTGAGGAACAGACCGGTACCTGTAGGGCCAGGCAATACACAGTTGACGTTGATACCCCTTGCACCGATCTCTTTGGCAAATACACGACTCATTTGTTCCACCGCTGCTTTGGTGGCGGCATAAACACCATAGGTGGGGAAAATGGTACGAGTAACTGTAGACGAAAGATTGATAATGCTTCCGTTATCTGCAAGCTTAGTAGCGGCCTGCTGAAGCGAATAAAAAACGCCTTTGAAGTTAATGCCCAATTGCTTTTCCAATTGCTCTTCGGTGAGGTCCCGGATGAAATTGTTCAGCATCACACCGGCGTTATTGACCCAAATGTCCACTTTGCCAAAATGGGTAATGCTTTCGTCGAACAGGCGGATGATCTCTTCTTTGCTGCTAACATTTGCCTTTATCGCATACGCCGCTCCGCCATTGGATTCGATCTGAGCAACAACCTCATCGGCGGCACCTTGATCACCACTATAGTTTATAATTACTTTAGCGCCGGCTTCGGCTAGTTTTAAGGCGATAGCTGCGCCAATTCCTTTTGATGAGCCGGTGACCACGGCTACTTTTCCTGATAAATTTTTCATTTTGATCTGTTTTTAAATTTGTTGATGCAAAGCTGGCAGGGGGAGGGAGGCTCATTGTTGCGCAGGGTAAAGCAGGAGTTGCAAATTTTAAAGTGCGGGCAACAACGATAAGCCAGCCAGTGTCCTAAGACGGAAGCTTAACTCCGGAAATCTCCGCGCACTTTTCAATAAAACGTTCTTGTATCTCCCGATCTCTGCAATCAGGATGCACTTCCCGTGGCTGTTTGTGGTAGTAGTAGCCTCCGGACTGCAATACTTGCGGATCTCTTGATGTGGCTAACCATACCTGTGTCAGCGGAGCATCAGCAAGACTGTCGGGAGCACCTGGGCCGCCCATCTTCGTGGCTACCCATCCCGGCTCCAAAGCATTTGACGCTGTCCCCGCCCATCGGGCTGCCACCGCAAAAGCTAACAGGACGTTATGCAGTTTGGAATCGGCGTAGGCCTGAAATCCATTCCATGTTTTATGTTCCCACAAAAGGTCGCTGAGACTGCTATCCCCGTCACGGTGAAGCCCGCTGCTCATATAAATCAGCCTTTTCGGTTTTTCTATAAGGGCAGTAAGGATGTACGGCGACAGGCTGTTTATGGCGAAAACATGCGGCAGGCCGTCTTCGGTTATTATTTTTCGGGATTCTCTGTATCCGACAGCCGCATTGTGGATAACGGCGTCGAACCGGCCTGTTGCGTTTGCTTTCTCTGCCAGAGCTATTGTTTCGGCTATGCTGGAAAGGTCTGCAGTAAGTACAGCTTCGGCATTGGGGTTGGCTTTAAGTGCATCTTCAGCTCTCTGTTCGTTTCTGGCATGCAACACTACCTGATGACCATCATTTATCAATAGGCTTGCGGCCATCATACCGAGCCCGTCCGACGAGCCTGTAATGAATATTCGTCCCATTTTGTTTGTATTTATCTTGTTTAACAATTTTTACAAGACAAAGGTATTTTGGGTGAATTATTCTATTCTTGCGCCAGTTAAAGGAAGAGTTGCGAATTTTAAAGATGATGGGATTTACGGTATTGGATCGGGGAAATGCCTTCATGTTTTTTGAAGAAGTTACTGAAATGGGCGGTTTCTGTAAATCCCAGTTTATAAGTAATTTCCTTAACCGGTATGGATGCATTTTGCAACAGTGACTTTGCCTCTGTAAGTGTTTTTTCAGCGATCCATGCCATTATGTTTTTTCCGGTCTTGCTTTTAATCACGCTGCTCAGGTAATTGGGGTGCAGATTTTGAGCATTGGCATAATCCTGTACTCTGAAAGCCATATCAATTTTACCTGAATTCAGATCACGGTAATGCTGTTCCAATAATCTTTTAAATGAAATGACGATCTGGGAGCTCCTGTTACCCTCATAGATAGGATTGTAATCTGTCCATATATGCTCCTTTATTTTAAAAAGCAGCACTGCCAGCAAATGACCGATAATTTTGTACCTTGAAGGTGTATTTTTTCTATACTCCTTCAATATTTGCCGGTTAATGCTATCGGTCTCCAGAAAAAAATTGTCCGTAACAACTTTTGGGCGAACGACTTCTGAGAGCAAAAAAGGAAAATCAGTATAAACGTCTTCACCGATATATTTTTTCAGGAAGGTTTCGTCAAAAGTAATTAATACTATATCCTGAATTTCCCGCCAGCTAAACGTTCGGTAATTGCTTGGATTGGTGAAATAGATAGAATGGGGCTCTACTTCAAAACTGTGTTCATCAATACGATATTGCCCTTTCCCTTCTTTTACAAATAAAAAGGAAAAGAAATTAGGTCGAAAAGATGCCGATTTGTAAGGTAGTTCGAAGCCAACTTCGTTCAGGTTGAAAATGGTAAACCCTTCTGTAAGGTCAAAGAGACTTACCGATAGATTTAAAGCCTTGTAAAGTTCAAATAATGAGTTTGATTCGATTTGGTCTGTTAGTTCCATGTTTATTAAAAGACTTAAGTCTGATTTGCCCAAATTTACCGATTTGAAATTTACTTTGATGTGCTGTTTTTTTGCAGACGCTTCAATTTAGGATAAATCTTGGTTCGATCCCTTTCGCGTTCAACTATATCCAGGATCCGGTCCACTCATTTAACGGCTATCGGGACTTTACAGCAAAACCGGGGGGCTGAGTTCTCCTAGGTATTTGTGAACATGTAAATGTTCGCTTCTCGTGACGAAAACCCTTTGTTCCAAAACCTAAGTAAGTAAGGGATCACAAAGTATTATTCGTAACTTTGCACAAGAGTGAGTATTTGCCCAAAACGACTCAATGTAAATCATTCTGTCTGTTAACCGATTCGTTAACCTAGGTTGAAGAGCGATAGAAAATAGCGCCTAAGAACATATAAGCACCATATACAGGATCCCAGCGGAATCACGAATGTGGCGTCTTTTAGACGCCATTCTTGTTTAAAGCCCTCACTGGTATCAGCTTTCAACAAATAAGTAGTCTGAACGGATTTCAATCAATTCCGTTAAAAAAGCTATCAGTATATTATTTTTCAAACCATCTGGCGAATAATACCATAATTTTTATCTCATGAACCGATTTGTTAATTTCATCGCGATTATTCTTATGCTGCAATCTTGTAGTCAGGTTGCTATTGTAGAGCAACCTGAGGTTCTTGAAAAAAACAGCAAATTTGATCTGGAAATGATAAGTTTTCAGGAAGACGTACCTGGACTTTATGCTAAACATGTTTTAGTAGATGACTTTGAACATGATAGTTTACATGATGGTGCATTAACGGATGAAATGTTGCGCTATAAGATCAACAACACTATTTCCGATGCCTTTGACCTGGAAGTGCCGCAAAAGAATTTCGGGTTCGTGTATAGAAGTCCCACCCTGGACAGCGTTGCTCAATTTCAAAATATATACTTTAAAAACCTCTCCACGCTGGCCGATAGTACAAAAAAACCTGTCGCATTTTTTTCCGAAACCGAGGTAAAAACGGAAAAAGAGCAGCAGGATTTTCTGGCAACGATAAAAAGCAAGTACGGGGAGCCGAAATATGCTTTTTTCATAGATCATAGTTATAAGCTCTGCTCTTATGAATGGATCTTAACAGACAGAACTTTGGAAATCCAAACCTCATTTGGTGTCCGTTTTTCTACCAGTTATAGTTCGGCTGAAGGGTTAAAAGAAACCTATTACCGGATAGAAGTGCTTATTATGGATAACCATCAGAAGGAAAATATCTATAAGGCACACCTTTATGAATTTCCGGATAAAATATTGTATCACGGTAAATACCACAGTTATAAAGATTTCCAATTTGAGAAGTTATCGGTTTTCAGAGATGAGTTTCTTTTGAATTCTACCAATGAAACTTTAGTTAAAAATGAGCATGGTATTTACGACATCAGCAGGGTAGAAAATGAGCAATAAGCTTATGGTGAACAAATGAAAGAAACACGTATTGTTTGGAGTGACGGGTAAATTCCAAAGAACCTCAAAAAATAATTGCTATCCTTGCCCCTAAAGGGTTATTACGTATATTTGTGAGCGATCGGCAATGGCAGGACGACCCCAGCCGACAGGACGATACCCGACACAAAGAAAAGCCGACCGCACAAGAAAGAATTTACCAAGCCACTCACCACCCAATTTTTCCAAGTGAGCCATACAAGAAAGAAAATTGAGCCATACAGGAAAGTTTGTTAAGTTTTTTACTCCCACCTTTGCACCTGAACATAAACTCAATCACAATGATAATTGTAATGACAGGGGCAACATCAGGTATTGGTGCAGAAGCCTTAAAACATTTTGTAGAATTGCCCGACACGAAAGTATATGCTGGTGTACGGGGAAGCGGACGTATTGTGCCTGAAGGAACAGCAATTCTTCCGCTTGACCTTTCTTCTTTAAAAAGCGTTAGTTCTTTTGCTGACAACATAAAACAACGTTTGGGAAATACTAAAATTGACATTTTGGTATTAAATGCCGGTATTCAAGCGACCGATAACAAACAACGAAGTGAAGAGGGTTTTGAACTGACATTTGCCACTAACCATCTTGCCCATTATTTGCTGGCAAGGTTACTCTTGCCGAATTTGGCAAAAGGCGGTAAAATTGTTATCACGACAAGTGATTCGCACGACCCCGAAATCATTTTTTTTGGTCCGAAGACATTAGACCTAGAGGAATTGGCTTATCCTGATGAAAATAGTCCGAAAGGCATGCGTTTCTATGCAACAACAAAACTCTGCAATCTTCTTACCGCACGCTCCCTTTCAGCCATAAGTTTGAAAGACGACAGCGGTATCAGTGTGATTGCATACAATCCCGGGTTGACCGGAGATACATCCCTAATGGGCAAACAATCGGCATTTATAAAAATATTGCTGCCCGTTTTCATTCGACCGTTATTCTATGTGGTCAGTATGTTTAAACCTGCTTTCTTTATGGGGACAGCAAAACGTTCGGGCGAAGCGTTGGCAGAGCTTGCATTGGGTAAAGTTACGCTACCAACGGACAAAATTTATGCATCACTTGTAAGGGGAAAGCTTACCTTTCCCAATCCTTCCCAACTTGCACAAGACAATAACACAAGAGATCTGTTATGGAAAGAGAGTGCTAAAATGGCAGGATTGCCTGAGTAGAAATAACTGATAAAAGGATGAAAAAGCATACGAAGAACTTATTTTCAGATGCCATAGTCTATTCTCTGGATACAGAAAAGGAAACAGAATATGATAATCTGCTGGTCGAAAGTGTTCTATTATTGCAGCTTTCGGGTGAAATGACTTTTGAGACCTCCACCGATAGAATTACAGCAAGGTCTGGCGAAGTATATCTGGTAAGAAAGCACCAATTCGTGAAGACCACCAAAACTCCAAAAAATAACGAATATTATAAGGCTTTGATGTTTATTCTGAAAGAAGATATTCTGGGACAATATGCCCTGGAAAAGCAGTTGGAAACAACGGTGAAATATCACGGCAAATCAAATATCCTTCTGCCCGAAAGTACCTATTTGAAAGGGTTTTTCAACTCGTTGATTCCTTATACAGTCAATCCGAAAAGTATCGACCATCCGCTAAGTGAATTAAAGGTAAAAGAAGCGGTTGAACTTTTGTTGCTTGCAAAACCTGAACTTGAAAATTTTCTTTTTGACTTTTCCGAACCACATAAAATTGATTTGGAAAAGTTTATGATATCTAACTTCCAGTTCAATGTTCCGATTGACAGCTTTGCAAAATTGACAGGACGAAGTCTCGCAGGTTTCAAACGTGATTTTCAAAAGGTATTTAGTATGTCGCCCCGGCAATGGTTGCAGAACAAACGACTTACAGAGGCTCACTATCAAATAGAAAAGAACGATAAAAAGCCGTCTTCAATCTATGTGGAACTTGGCTTTGAGAGTTTATCTCATTTTTCTTACGCTTTTAAAAAGCAATTTGGTTATGCCCCAACGGAACTAACAAAGATGAGAAAGAACAAAATATCGACTTGAAAACAGTTTCGATTACCGATTTACTTGTCTTACAGATAGCTTCAATTTAACTTTCTTCTATCCCGTTTAATAGTTCTTCGTTCATCAGTGATAATAATTACCCGGTAAGCGTCACTGTAACAATCCCTCCGACAACAACTAAAACTTCCCAACTTTTACCCCGACAAAATAATTGCATTTAAATTTGCGCAACTCGAAAGTTGCACATATATTTGCAACCTGAGGGTTGCGCAATTAAATATTGAAAAATGAAACAAGACTTATTCCAGGCCATAGCAGACCCAACACGCAGGGCCATTTTAACTTTAATTGCTGCTCAAGCGTTAACACCAAATGCAATGGCGGAAAAATTTGATATGAGCCGACAAGCCGTATCAAAGCATATTAAAGTATTGCAGGAATGCGAGTTAATCAAACCCGAACATTCCGGCAGAGAAATTTATTATCACTTTAATCCAAAAAAAATGCAAGAATTTGACAATTGGCTAGCCAAGCTCAGGAAAATTTGGGAAATGCAATTCAATCAACTCGACAACGTATTACTGACGCTAAAAAAACAGAGAAAATGAACAACAATTTGCTATTTGATTTTACCGTTGACAAAGCAGCGAAAACGGTATTCATAACAAGAGAATTTGATGCTGACCTTTCGCTGGTATGGGACGCATTTACCAAAGCAGAAATCCTTGACCAATGGGTGGCGCCTAAACCCTGGACATCAAAAACAAAATTCATGGATTTTAAAGTTGGCAGACGAAGATTTTATGCAATGGTAAGTCCGGAAGGACAAAAGCATTGGGCTATTCAAAAATACACGTCCATTAACCCCAAAACCAACTTCAAACTATTCAATGCTTTTGCAGACAAAGATGAAAACCCTCAATTGCCGGGTTCTGATTGGGATTATACGTTCAACGAACAAAACGGAAAAACAAAGGTCAGTATTACTATTTATAACGAATCCCTTGCCCGCATGGAGAAGATGATTGAAATGGGCTTCACAGAAGGATTCAAGATGTCAATGAACAATTTGGAAAATCTACTGGCAACTTTATCCGGCAAATGATTTCCGTTGAAAATATTCTGAACGAACTTCTAATAGAACAACCAGTTTAACGATCTGGAAAAATACTAACTATAGCTATGACGACACTTTATTTCCCCAGCAACTCTAAGATCAGGTTGGCGACGGCCTCCTTATTGAGCTCGGGAATATCAGCTGACAAAGCCTTGCTCACCGTTACTTCAGCACCTATTCCAGGGGCGGTAAAAAATACGGCATTGCTGGTCCCGAACGGAGTTTTTGTAGTCATCTGATATAGGTATCCTTTCTGTTTTTCGGCACGGGCGTCTTTAATTTCCGTTGCACCCAATCCTTTCAATACTGCGGACTTACTGGACAATACCTCGTCATCCTCATTAAGATAAAAGGATATCGTGAATGCATGCAATTTCGCTGAGTTCAGGGATTGTGATTTGGGTACCCTCCATTCGCAGCGGACGCTCTCTTCATCCACCATGTTATCTGTCTGCTCAAGGCCGCTGATATAAGCTTGTACGCGTTTTGTAATAGCTGCTTCAGTGGGCAACTCATACTCCTGGGCCAATACGGAAAAGGAAGAAAAAACAAATGAACGTAAATAATAATAAGTGTTTAATCATCTTGTCATAATTGGTTTAATCAAAAATAAGGATTGAAAAACGTTTTCCTCCAAAAAAAGAAAGGATAAATGATTAATCATCAACTCCCTTGCCAATTTTATCCGGAAGAAGTGTTATATTCATATGTTAACAAATACCGTATCCAATGGCAAAACAAACCTCCTTCTTTACCTTCACGGGTAAGGCCGGCAATATGATCGGCTATTACCGGGACGGTAAACACTACTTCCGCGGCATGCCGGAAACCGTCCGGCAGACGACTGCCACCCGCCGTGCCGCACAGCGCTTCGGCGCCGCCAGCAGCAAAGGCCGTCTTATCCGCAGCGCATTCGCCGGTGTGAACTGGATGTTCGTTGCGATGGCAGCCATATCAACCGCCTCAACAAAACGATCATCAAAGGCGGTATCGGCAATACCGGGGCCATCGCAGGCTTCCGCTTCAACCAGCACACGGGAACAGACCGCTTCTTTACCGTAGCGCCAACACTCGCTGAGGACGGTATTTTGCATATTCCCCCGCAGGTACTGCCGCAGTTCAGGGGTATCACCATGCTGGAAGTAAAAGTGATCGCCACCCGCATTCATTTCGGGGAACGCCGGGTAACGGGCACGGAAACCGCTATGATCGAGCTGGATACCCGCGAGGCATTTGCGGGCGCGGCGCTGCATGTGGATGTGCCCGGCAAGGGAACGTTGATCGTAACCCTGCAGGTAAGAGGTATGTGCAGCAGCAGCGCATCTTTTAACCGGAAATACCTCGCCGCTGATATCATTGCCGTACAGGAGCCGCAGACAAAGCTGGTCTACCACAAACCCGGATACCAGCAAGCTGCGATGTTGCAGCAGCGGTGGCCATCACTGGCAGGCATTGCACATCAGCAGAAAATAGCCTCCGCATACACCTCCCCAACCCCGCCAGTCATCCAGCGGGAATAGGCCACTCCCCGCCTGAGGATACATTTTGTTAAGTAACCCATCCATTGAACGCAGACCCTCCCACACCATATTTCCAGTCAGTTTCCCGCAAGCGCCAGTCCTTATGGAGGGCTTGCTATTGGCGGTATCTTCCCCTCGCCAGATCTTTCAAACCCGCACGAACTTCAGACCATTTCCGCATTAAGTCCACGTGCCCCGGCGTGATCCTTCGGTTATCCTTCGTTCATCACAAGGTAGCGGCCCGGCATTGATCATAGTATGAACAGCCGCTACCCGGAATAAGGTGCTATAACAAACCGATGAGCCCCCACAGGAATTTTACTTGATCCTCAAAGACGGCAGCATGGCGTTCAAAGGGTTATTGCGTATATTTGGGAGTTACCTCCTATTAACGTTAAACTGAAATTAACACGACAATATTAAACTCCATCCAAGCTATGAAGCAAAAATCCCTGATCTTTTTCCTTTTGTTCCTATCGCACTCCACATATGCACAAATGAAAGCCATCCCGAATATTCCCGCTATTAGCCCGGAAGATGCTGGTTTCAATAAAGACTCCATTAATGCGCTTAATGATACTATGGCCAAATTCAAGCAGAGAGATTATAGAGGACTGATTGTAATTAAAGACAACAAAATTGTACTGGAGAATTACTACAATACATTTTGGCGTAATCACATACATGACATTCGGTCTGCGGGAAAGAGTATTACTGCTTTGCTTTTGGGCGTAGCCATCAAAGACGGATTGGTAAAAAATTTAGAGCAGGACGTTTACTCATTCTTTCCTAAGGAAAAATACCCTTCAATTCATGATGATTATAAGAAGGTCAGGCTAGTTCATCTGCTGAACATGGTTTCTGGTTTAGATGCCGATTCCGACAACCCTGAAACAATGGGCAGCGCAGGGAAATGGATGTCAAAGGACGAATGGGTGAAGTATTTGTTAAGCGTTCCATTATCAAGCGAGCCTGGGAAAAAATGGGTTTATGCTGATATCAACGCTGTTCTGATCGGGGCGCTCATCGAAGAAAAGTCTGGTATGAGTCTAAGGGATTATGCCAGACAAAAGGTTTTTGACCCATTGGAGATTAAAGAGTTTTACTGGTACACTAATGCAGCAAATCAAACCGGCGCCGCTGGTAATCTTTACATTTCAACGCTGGACTTTGCAAAATTGGGTTTATTGGTTGCTAACAAAGGAAAATGGGGAAATGAACAGTTAGCCGATTATGATTATATGAATCGGCTATTGAACGAATACTCCACTGCAATAGGGGACTATAATCCTTTGGCTGACGGATATGGTATGCTTTGGTACAGAACAAGAAGAAAGTTTGGCAGAAGAGAAGTTAACTATCTATGGGCATCAGGAAATGGCGGAAATCATTTGGTAGTTGTTCCCGAGGAAAATATGGTAATTGCCATGACCTCCGGTGCATACGGAAATTGGTATCCCCATACAAGAGCGTATTTTATCCTCAGTAAGATATTTCAAGCATTAGAAAAAAATGATTAGAAAACCAGCAGGTAACAGGGTATTGCCCAAAGCGCGGCTGCAAGACGGCATCCCTCCTCTAAACAAGCTATTCGGCTTCTTAATGGAAATTGTCCGGATCCAGGCCTGGCAATCACCTAATACATTGATTTTTAGTGTATTTGTTTACTAATGCCACCACGTCAACAGGCAACCGTCATCCCAGTAACGGCCAACCCAGGATTTCCCAAAATCACATTTTCCCGGAAATTTGAGCATACTCCAATACAAACAATTATGTATATTTAACGCAGCGATTATGTGCCGGTTCTATGACTATTTACCCGGAAGCTTGGTACAGGAGACATTCCCCTCCCCACGTTATGGGCAATGCCACTTCAAGCACCAGGTAAATGGTGTATTAGCACGCAATTCCTATACATCACTAATACAAGACCCAATGGGCATAATCTGCACCGGAACTCCCGGAAGCCTGAATGGGACTATGGAAAAAGATAGCATAACATGACTGACAGCATTCTTATTATTGACGACAACGAGGATATCCTGGATTTTTTATCTATCGTTCTAGGCGAGAACTATAAGATCCTGCTGGCCCCTAATGGGGAAGTTGCACAGGGCATACTGGACACCGAAGTGGTAAATCTTATCATATCAGACATTATGATGCCCGGTATCGACGGCTTTGAACTATGCCGGCTGATCAAGTCTAACGTAGAATACTGCCATATTCCTATCATCCTGTTAACTTCCAAAAATACTTATCAGGCCCACATTGAAGGATTGGAAGTAGGTGCGGATGCGTATGTCCAGAAACCTTTCTCACAAGAGCTATTGCTGGTGCAGATCTCTAATCTGCTTAAAAACCGGCTGAAAATAAAAGAGCATTTTGCCTGCTCCCCTTTTGAAGATGTAAGAGTAATGGCGCATTCGAAAACAGACGAAGCATTCCTTAAAAAGCTGGATGAATATATTCGTGATAATATTAAAGATCCCAATATTGATGTTGACAAGCTGGCGGAGCACATGTTTATGAGCCGCACTACTTTCTACCGAAAAATAAAATCCCTTTCATCATTATCGCCCAAAGAATTAATTGACATTACACGCCTGAAAAAAGCGGCCGGTTTAATTGCGGAGAATGAATTTTCTTTATATGAAATTTCAAAAATGGTGGGATATAGTTCGCAAAGTCTTTTTACCCGGAACTTTCAAAAGTATTTTAAGGTTAACCCTTTGGAATATTCCAATTCGCTCCTGAAAGAGCGATAAATCAACAGTAAATGCAGGCTTTGTACGACTGCCCCAGGTTACCAGCTCCCGCAGCCACTATACAAAGGCTATTTGGTTTGTAACAAGCGTGGCTTCCCTCCTGTCATTCTATCTTTTTCCAGCTGCTCAATTGAAATTCAAACTTCTGATGCACGGGCAATTGCAGCTCAAAAATTATTGAATTTTGCTTACCGGAAAGCAACTGCAGCGATCCGTTGTGCAGCTCAGTAAGCGACTTTGCAAGCGACAGACCAATACCGGTTCCCGGTTTATTGTTTCCCCTCAACCTGACAAAGGGCTCGAATATCTGCTGTCTGAATTCTTCCGGTATGCCTTTGCCATCATTCATAAAAAGAATAGTAAAGCGTTTGTCGGAATCTTTTATGGTATGGATAGTTACTGTTGCCTTCTCAGCCGCATATTTGACAGCGTTCGAGATCATATTGGTGCATATTTTGATAAAGGCTTCTCTATCGACAAACGCCATAAAGTGGCGTTCCGGTAATTCCAGGTTTAAATCAACATTATTGCTGTTGGCTTGCTGTTTGAATACATTGAC
This genomic stretch from Chitinophaga sp. XS-30 harbors:
- a CDS encoding SDR family oxidoreductase, whose product is MNTLNNKVALITGSGRGLGKAIAERYAALGANIVLNYSKDKAATDQVESTIKAMGVKVISVQADVSKVADIKRLFGEAKNAFGKIDIVVANAGIEMVETPVTRFTEEQFDRLFSINTKGAYFTMQQAALHVEDKGRIIYIASSTTAFPVPGMAVYGGSKITPRYLVDVLSKEIGHRGVTVNSIIPFAVDHSGIFAEEGSYPELRKSLLESCPMGRLAEVEDVANAAEFFATDLSSFVSGQHLLVNGGATQ
- a CDS encoding SDR family oxidoreductase; its protein translation is MKNLSGKVAVVTGSSKGIGAAIALKLAEAGAKVIINYSGDQGAADEVVAQIESNGGAAYAIKANVSSKEEIIRLFDESITHFGKVDIWVNNAGVMLNNFIRDLTEEQLEKQLGINFKGVFYSLQQAATKLADNGSIINLSSTVTRTIFPTYGVYAATKAAVEQMSRVFAKEIGARGINVNCVLPGPTGTGLFLNGKSEEQIAQLAATNAFKRLGTPEDIAKIVAFLATDEAKWISGQSIGASGGMA
- a CDS encoding SDR family NAD(P)-dependent oxidoreductase → MGRIFITGSSDGLGMMAASLLINDGHQVVLHARNEQRAEDALKANPNAEAVLTADLSSIAETIALAEKANATGRFDAVIHNAAVGYRESRKIITEDGLPHVFAINSLSPYILTALIEKPKRLIYMSSGLHRDGDSSLSDLLWEHKTWNGFQAYADSKLHNVLLAFAVAARWAGTASNALEPGWVATKMGGPGAPDSLADAPLTQVWLATSRDPQVLQSGGYYYHKQPREVHPDCRDREIQERFIEKCAEISGVKLPS
- a CDS encoding AraC family transcriptional regulator, whose translation is MELTDQIESNSLFELYKALNLSVSLFDLTEGFTIFNLNEVGFELPYKSASFRPNFFSFLFVKEGKGQYRIDEHSFEVEPHSIYFTNPSNYRTFSWREIQDIVLITFDETFLKKYIGEDVYTDFPFLLSEVVRPKVVTDNFFLETDSINRQILKEYRKNTPSRYKIIGHLLAVLLFKIKEHIWTDYNPIYEGNRSSQIVISFKRLLEQHYRDLNSGKIDMAFRVQDYANAQNLHPNYLSSVIKSKTGKNIMAWIAEKTLTEAKSLLQNASIPVKEITYKLGFTETAHFSNFFKKHEGISPIQYRKSHHL
- a CDS encoding SDR family NAD(P)-dependent oxidoreductase; its protein translation is MIIVMTGATSGIGAEALKHFVELPDTKVYAGVRGSGRIVPEGTAILPLDLSSLKSVSSFADNIKQRLGNTKIDILVLNAGIQATDNKQRSEEGFELTFATNHLAHYLLARLLLPNLAKGGKIVITTSDSHDPEIIFFGPKTLDLEELAYPDENSPKGMRFYATTKLCNLLTARSLSAISLKDDSGISVIAYNPGLTGDTSLMGKQSAFIKILLPVFIRPLFYVVSMFKPAFFMGTAKRSGEALAELALGKVTLPTDKIYASLVRGKLTFPNPSQLAQDNNTRDLLWKESAKMAGLPE
- a CDS encoding AraC family transcriptional regulator, with the translated sequence MKKHTKNLFSDAIVYSLDTEKETEYDNLLVESVLLLQLSGEMTFETSTDRITARSGEVYLVRKHQFVKTTKTPKNNEYYKALMFILKEDILGQYALEKQLETTVKYHGKSNILLPESTYLKGFFNSLIPYTVNPKSIDHPLSELKVKEAVELLLLAKPELENFLFDFSEPHKIDLEKFMISNFQFNVPIDSFAKLTGRSLAGFKRDFQKVFSMSPRQWLQNKRLTEAHYQIEKNDKKPSSIYVELGFESLSHFSYAFKKQFGYAPTELTKMRKNKIST
- a CDS encoding helix-turn-helix transcriptional regulator yields the protein MKQDLFQAIADPTRRAILTLIAAQALTPNAMAEKFDMSRQAVSKHIKVLQECELIKPEHSGREIYYHFNPKKMQEFDNWLAKLRKIWEMQFNQLDNVLLTLKKQRK
- a CDS encoding SRPBCC domain-containing protein, with protein sequence MNNNLLFDFTVDKAAKTVFITREFDADLSLVWDAFTKAEILDQWVAPKPWTSKTKFMDFKVGRRRFYAMVSPEGQKHWAIQKYTSINPKTNFKLFNAFADKDENPQLPGSDWDYTFNEQNGKTKVSITIYNESLARMEKMIEMGFTEGFKMSMNNLENLLATLSGK
- a CDS encoding serine hydrolase; its protein translation is MKQKSLIFFLLFLSHSTYAQMKAIPNIPAISPEDAGFNKDSINALNDTMAKFKQRDYRGLIVIKDNKIVLENYYNTFWRNHIHDIRSAGKSITALLLGVAIKDGLVKNLEQDVYSFFPKEKYPSIHDDYKKVRLVHLLNMVSGLDADSDNPETMGSAGKWMSKDEWVKYLLSVPLSSEPGKKWVYADINAVLIGALIEEKSGMSLRDYARQKVFDPLEIKEFYWYTNAANQTGAAGNLYISTLDFAKLGLLVANKGKWGNEQLADYDYMNRLLNEYSTAIGDYNPLADGYGMLWYRTRRKFGRREVNYLWASGNGGNHLVVVPEENMVIAMTSGAYGNWYPHTRAYFILSKIFQALEKND
- a CDS encoding DNA-binding response regulator, producing MTDSILIIDDNEDILDFLSIVLGENYKILLAPNGEVAQGILDTEVVNLIISDIMMPGIDGFELCRLIKSNVEYCHIPIILLTSKNTYQAHIEGLEVGADAYVQKPFSQELLLVQISNLLKNRLKIKEHFACSPFEDVRVMAHSKTDEAFLKKLDEYIRDNIKDPNIDVDKLAEHMFMSRTTFYRKIKSLSSLSPKELIDITRLKKAAGLIAENEFSLYEISKMVGYSSQSLFTRNFQKYFKVNPLEYSNSLLKER